One window of Marinilabiliales bacterium genomic DNA carries:
- a CDS encoding N-acylglucosamine 2-epimerase, which yields MRGSILIFAVCAALAAFTAACNVRSGNQTDESQVQDLLVHEITADMKGNLLPFWKKSSVDHDDPRQGFFGRIAHDGTGIGDAKKYNVLFARYLWTWSAAYRVLGDTESRRLSDRAFNYISEHFIDHEHGGMHWTLNADGSLADPSKITYGQSFAIYAFSEYYRATKDDESLRLAIDIYQLLEEKARDREYGGYLEGFSADWQYNEEKGLAEGRIKSMNTHLHLLEAYTNLYRVWPDSQLRESLEHLMDIFFDHIVDTSRYHQDLFFGRDWTVDGRYDSYGHDIEFSWLFYEAAEVLGDTDLLERVTSLSIEIAGKQLSAGLNHQGAMIYEKTGEDLYRRNISWWVQAEAVVGFLYAWKISGDPDFLGAAAGVWEYIKEHMIDYRHGGWHPDLDEHGTPVPGRLKGDEWTCPYHNVRMGLEVYERFWKPLQ from the coding sequence ATGAGGGGGAGTATCCTGATATTTGCGGTTTGCGCGGCACTTGCAGCGTTTACCGCCGCATGCAACGTCAGGTCCGGCAACCAGACTGATGAGAGTCAGGTTCAGGACCTGCTTGTGCATGAAATAACAGCAGATATGAAGGGCAACCTCCTGCCTTTCTGGAAAAAGAGTTCCGTCGATCATGATGACCCCCGGCAGGGATTTTTTGGCCGGATTGCCCATGACGGAACCGGGATAGGTGATGCAAAAAAATACAACGTACTTTTTGCAAGGTACCTGTGGACCTGGTCGGCTGCATACAGGGTGCTTGGCGACACAGAATCCCGCCGGCTGTCTGACAGGGCATTCAATTATATCTCAGAGCATTTCATTGACCACGAACACGGAGGAATGCACTGGACACTCAATGCAGACGGCTCACTGGCAGATCCCTCAAAAATAACATATGGTCAGTCATTTGCCATATATGCTTTCTCAGAATACTACCGGGCAACAAAAGATGACGAGAGCCTCCGGCTGGCAATTGACATTTACCAACTTCTTGAAGAGAAGGCAAGAGACAGGGAGTACGGCGGTTACCTTGAAGGATTTTCGGCCGACTGGCAATACAATGAGGAGAAAGGCCTGGCCGAAGGAAGGATAAAATCAATGAACACCCACCTGCACCTTCTTGAAGCCTACACCAATCTATACAGGGTCTGGCCAGACAGTCAGCTCAGAGAGAGCCTTGAACACCTTATGGATATCTTTTTTGACCATATTGTAGATACCAGCAGGTACCACCAGGACCTTTTTTTCGGGAGGGACTGGACTGTTGACGGCAGGTACGATTCCTATGGACACGATATCGAATTTTCATGGCTCTTCTACGAAGCCGCCGAGGTTCTCGGTGACACTGATCTTCTTGAAAGGGTTACCAGCCTTTCTATCGAAATTGCCGGAAAACAGTTGTCTGCCGGATTAAATCACCAGGGTGCGATGATATATGAAAAGACGGGGGAGGACCTGTACCGCAGGAACATCTCATGGTGGGTACAGGCTGAGGCGGTGGTAGGCTTTCTTTATGCCTGGAAAATATCAGGGGATCCTGATTTTCTTGGAGCTGCTGCAGGTGTATGGGAGTATATCAAAGAGCACATGATTGACTACCGGCACGGCGGATGGCATCCCGATCTTGATGAACACGGCACCCCGGTACCGGGCCGTCTCAAGGGTGATGAATGGACATGCCCCTATCACAATGTCAGAATGGGCCTCGAAGTATATGAGCGGTTCTGGAAGCCCTTACAATAA
- a CDS encoding DUF1080 domain-containing protein, translating to MKLKSALLTAIFLLTVITMEAQEGRDRVTEVHEPVPPVVTPGVGTAPPSDAIVLFDGTDLSNWVDRDGNQPPWEVNNGAMTVVPQTGDIWSKQKFGDVQLHIEWRAPAEIRGEGQGRGNSGVFLMGRYEIQVLDSYENPTYPNGQAASVYKQHIPLVNACRQPGEWQTYDIIFMAPRFNEQGRVTHPARVTVIHNGVLVQNNVEIWGDTEWIGLPTYTKHEDKLPIRLQDHGDLVSFRNIWVREL from the coding sequence ATGAAACTTAAAAGCGCATTATTAACGGCAATCTTTTTATTAACAGTAATCACTATGGAAGCACAGGAAGGCAGAGACAGAGTTACGGAGGTTCATGAACCGGTACCTCCCGTTGTTACACCAGGCGTTGGCACGGCACCACCGTCTGACGCAATTGTATTGTTTGACGGTACGGACCTTTCAAACTGGGTGGACCGTGACGGGAACCAGCCACCCTGGGAGGTAAATAACGGAGCAATGACGGTTGTTCCACAGACGGGGGATATTTGGAGCAAGCAAAAATTCGGCGATGTCCAGCTCCACATCGAGTGGCGGGCACCTGCGGAGATCCGTGGTGAAGGCCAGGGAAGAGGCAATAGCGGGGTTTTTCTGATGGGACGGTATGAGATCCAGGTGCTAGATTCTTATGAAAACCCGACATATCCGAACGGACAGGCAGCTTCCGTCTACAAGCAGCATATTCCTCTTGTAAATGCGTGCAGACAACCTGGTGAATGGCAGACCTATGATATAATTTTCATGGCTCCCAGGTTTAACGAACAGGGAAGGGTTACACACCCCGCAAGGGTTACAGTTATACACAATGGTGTGCTGGTGCAGAACAATGTTGAGATATGGGGTGATACAGAGTGGATCGGTTTGCCCACATACACAAAACATGAGGACAAGCTGCCCATCAGACTCCAGGATCACGGCGACCTGGTGAGCTTCAGGAATATTTGGGTAAGAGAGCTTTAA
- a CDS encoding protein-L-isoaspartate(D-aspartate) O-methyltransferase: protein MKTIAFIAIIILIPSLVKAQDFDRLRENMVRRQIANRGIDHEPTLEAMRNVERHLFVPRAQQRRAYDDGPMPIGYGQTISQPYIVAYMTQLVNPGPDDRVLEIGAGSGYQAAVLAEIVEKVYTIEIIPELGNQASKVLKDLGYENVEVITGDGYFGHEEMAPFDAIVVTAAAEYIPPPLIAQLKDGGKMVIPVGSPFLVQTLMLVEKEGDRITTTNLMPVRFVPFTRRN from the coding sequence ATGAAGACAATCGCTTTTATTGCAATTATCATACTTATTCCGTCATTGGTTAAGGCACAGGACTTTGACCGGTTGCGCGAGAATATGGTGCGTCGTCAGATCGCAAACAGGGGAATTGACCATGAACCGACACTGGAGGCGATGAGAAATGTGGAGCGCCACCTTTTCGTGCCCAGGGCACAGCAGAGAAGGGCCTATGACGACGGGCCCATGCCGATAGGATACGGACAAACCATCTCCCAGCCTTATATAGTTGCCTATATGACACAGCTTGTCAATCCGGGGCCTGATGACAGGGTGCTGGAGATCGGAGCCGGATCGGGTTATCAGGCTGCCGTGCTGGCTGAGATCGTTGAAAAAGTATACACTATTGAGATAATTCCCGAACTTGGCAACCAGGCCAGTAAGGTATTGAAAGATCTTGGATATGAAAATGTTGAGGTCATTACAGGTGACGGCTACTTCGGGCACGAGGAAATGGCTCCGTTCGATGCAATTGTGGTTACGGCTGCTGCGGAATACATCCCCCCTCCCCTCATTGCCCAGCTGAAAGACGGAGGCAAGATGGTGATACCTGTGGGATCTCCGTTTCTTGTGCAGACACTCATGCTGGTTGAAAAGGAAGGAGACAGGATAACGACTACCAACCTTATGCCTGTTCGCTTTGTACCATTTACCCGGAGAAACTGA
- a CDS encoding spermidine synthase-like protein, producing the protein MSRRIYLGVGLLSASIIAFQLTLMQVLSIIQWSHFAYMVISVALLGFGASGTLLALTRDWFVRRIEQALPLLMVLSGASMSLMMLVSSTVFGSFDSYLLFVDRSQIITLLITYFAFFIPFFLGATAIGLVYINYVEKIGTLYFADLIGSGIGGLLILLLFWIFSPAQLPPAIGLLPVIAGSVIISRRLLKRFVPLLVAALILPIVLVIRPPSLPMSEYKSLSGALNLPDAEIIIEKSSPYGQLNVVRSPALRYAPGLSLTFQGMVPVRDVIFNNGNWFGPVVEWSETDTSHFLGYTTNHLPHIIGKPENLLLLDAGTGLFAAHALTAGVKNITAVEQNRVAVGLLKNELAWMIDSMYNLPAVNPVNLHSRSYLLADDNLYDLIVLPTSETFGGTSGINALEEQYIMTLEALGEMRGRLSDNGMIAITSWMDYPPRNTLKLLATLVEAHEAASSSPVTSHIAAIRGWGTITFVLKKSPVTPDETERIREFCHRMYFDPVLLPGLDADERSVYNHLQDEDFFVYIDNIMSAAERQNFYREYDFNIRPATDNIPYFSQFLKLSRYKRMEEVFGQSTVPFLEIGYLVVIITFLQIAAAAIILIILPLFAIGWKGGGKAYTVLHFSGIGLGFMFIEITLIQQFILYFGNPIYAAAAVLSGMLICSGGGSLVSSRIGTGSRDIAKVLALVIFFILLYTVFLTPLLRLTISLPLLLKIFLSILFISPAAFFMGMPFPLGLRKLSVHNRSLIPWAWGINGCLSVISTALATIIAVEAGYLAVMLIAAFSYGLTMAANFIRL; encoded by the coding sequence ATGTCGAGGAGAATATACCTGGGAGTCGGACTACTTTCAGCATCAATAATTGCTTTCCAGTTGACGCTGATGCAGGTGCTTTCAATAATCCAGTGGAGTCACTTTGCATATATGGTCATCTCGGTTGCACTGCTGGGCTTCGGGGCAAGCGGCACACTCCTGGCGCTGACCAGGGATTGGTTCGTCAGGAGAATTGAACAGGCCCTGCCCCTGCTGATGGTTCTGTCGGGAGCTTCCATGTCTCTTATGATGCTTGTCTCCTCCACAGTTTTCGGAAGCTTTGATTCTTACCTTCTGTTTGTTGACCGGAGCCAGATCATCACTCTGCTAATTACATATTTTGCTTTCTTCATTCCTTTCTTTCTGGGTGCAACAGCCATAGGACTGGTCTATATTAATTATGTTGAGAAAATTGGCACGCTCTATTTTGCCGATCTTATAGGATCGGGTATCGGGGGATTACTGATACTGCTTCTGTTCTGGATTTTTTCTCCTGCGCAGCTCCCACCGGCAATCGGACTGCTGCCGGTTATTGCCGGGTCGGTCATAATTAGCCGTAGATTGCTAAAACGCTTTGTCCCCCTGCTGGTTGCCGCATTGATATTGCCCATTGTGCTGGTTATCAGACCTCCTTCCCTGCCTATGTCGGAGTACAAAAGCCTTTCCGGGGCACTAAACCTGCCTGACGCCGAAATTATCATTGAGAAAAGCAGTCCCTACGGTCAGCTTAATGTTGTAAGATCCCCGGCACTCAGATACGCTCCAGGCTTAAGCCTGACATTCCAGGGCATGGTTCCTGTACGTGACGTCATATTCAACAACGGAAACTGGTTCGGCCCTGTTGTAGAATGGTCTGAAACAGACACGAGCCATTTCCTTGGCTATACCACTAACCACCTGCCGCATATAATCGGCAAGCCTGAAAACCTGCTGCTCCTTGATGCGGGTACGGGACTCTTTGCAGCACATGCCCTGACAGCAGGGGTTAAGAATATAACTGCCGTTGAGCAGAACAGGGTGGCAGTCGGCCTGCTGAAAAATGAACTTGCCTGGATGATCGATTCAATGTATAATCTTCCGGCGGTCAACCCGGTAAATCTTCATTCCCGGAGCTACCTGCTTGCCGACGATAATCTTTACGACCTTATTGTGCTGCCCACTTCAGAGACTTTCGGCGGAACCTCGGGCATTAACGCTCTTGAAGAACAGTATATTATGACACTCGAGGCCCTGGGTGAAATGCGGGGAAGATTATCCGATAACGGCATGATCGCCATCACATCATGGATGGACTACCCGCCCCGGAACACACTGAAGCTGCTTGCAACCCTTGTTGAGGCGCATGAGGCTGCAAGCAGCTCTCCTGTCACCAGCCACATTGCAGCGATCCGGGGATGGGGAACCATAACCTTCGTGCTGAAAAAATCACCTGTCACCCCCGACGAAACCGAAAGGATCAGGGAGTTTTGCCACAGGATGTATTTCGACCCGGTGTTGCTTCCCGGACTTGATGCAGATGAAAGGTCTGTATACAACCATCTGCAGGATGAAGATTTTTTCGTCTATATTGATAATATTATGTCGGCAGCAGAACGGCAAAATTTTTACAGGGAATATGATTTCAACATAAGACCTGCAACCGACAACATCCCCTATTTTTCGCAGTTCCTTAAGCTGAGCCGTTACAAAAGAATGGAAGAGGTCTTCGGACAGTCCACCGTGCCCTTTCTTGAGATCGGTTACCTTGTTGTGATTATTACATTCCTGCAGATAGCAGCCGCAGCGATCATACTGATTATACTTCCGTTATTCGCAATAGGGTGGAAAGGGGGCGGCAAGGCCTACACGGTTTTGCATTTCAGTGGTATCGGACTGGGATTCATGTTTATCGAGATAACACTTATCCAGCAGTTCATCCTCTATTTTGGGAACCCAATCTATGCCGCTGCCGCAGTGCTGAGCGGGATGCTGATCTGCTCAGGCGGCGGAAGCCTTGTCTCATCCCGCATTGGAACAGGATCAAGGGATATTGCAAAGGTGCTTGCCCTGGTAATATTTTTCATACTGCTATACACTGTCTTTCTGACCCCGCTGTTAAGACTGACAATCAGCCTGCCACTCCTGCTTAAGATATTTCTTTCGATCCTCTTTATTTCGCCTGCTGCTTTTTTCATGGGCATGCCATTCCCGCTTGGTCTCCGAAAGCTTTCAGTACATAACAGAAGCCTCATACCATGGGCGTGGGGAATTAACGGCTGCCTGTCAGTTATAAGCACCGCCCTTGCCACCATAATTGCCGTGGAAGCCGGTTACCTGGCTGTGATGCTTATTGCTGCATTCTCTTACGGACTGACCATGGCAGCTAACTTTATCAGACTATGA